One stretch of Deltaproteobacteria bacterium DNA includes these proteins:
- a CDS encoding transposase, producing the protein MFAAVLSASRYKYVIFQDHPFKTTEVIYHLLNCYDYFGGTTEELVVDQDKLMVVSENAGDIIYTDDFKYFIEEQGIRMYVCRAADPETKGKIENLVKYVKNNFLCARDFKAVDEANESVYMWLKSRANGKISQATKQIPAVIIEKEREKLRPARNSIFRKDSLLGREDRTVNDKACISVDACRYQLPLKYRNKTVEIYVTKHKLFVFDLYTGKEIVEYGLSPIPGKMISKREYKREREKTAQELKAFVSEMFEGENWKRFTERNFKTFSRYVRDQCLEAKRYFMAEDIDIVILNKALEYCLENDTLSFANLNDTYAYYKQETGASENIFQEIQPMAREYHEPLKVNKRNLSAYKELISKRERAVT; encoded by the coding sequence ATATTTGCTGCAGTTCTTTCTGCAAGTAGGTATAAATATGTAATTTTTCAGGATCATCCATTTAAAACAACCGAAGTTATTTATCATCTGCTTAACTGTTATGACTATTTCGGAGGCACAACAGAGGAACTGGTTGTTGACCAGGACAAACTGATGGTAGTAAGCGAAAATGCAGGGGATATAATCTATACTGATGATTTTAAGTATTTTATTGAAGAGCAAGGAATAAGAATGTATGTCTGCCGGGCTGCAGATCCTGAAACAAAAGGCAAGATTGAAAACCTGGTAAAATATGTAAAAAACAATTTTCTGTGTGCAAGAGATTTTAAGGCTGTGGATGAGGCGAATGAAAGTGTGTACATGTGGCTTAAAAGCCGTGCAAATGGGAAAATATCTCAGGCTACAAAGCAGATACCTGCAGTAATCATTGAAAAGGAAAGAGAGAAATTGCGGCCTGCCCGCAACTCCATATTCAGGAAAGACTCCCTTTTGGGGAGAGAAGATAGAACAGTAAACGATAAAGCCTGTATATCAGTAGATGCATGCAGGTATCAGCTGCCCTTAAAATACAGGAACAAAACGGTTGAGATTTATGTCACCAAACACAAGCTTTTCGTCTTTGATCTGTACACGGGAAAAGAGATAGTCGAATATGGTCTTTCTCCTATTCCCGGGAAAATGATAAGCAAAAGGGAGTACAAGAGGGAAAGGGAGAAGACAGCACAGGAGTTGAAAGCCTTTGTTTCTGAGATGTTCGAGGGGGAAAACTGGAAGAGATTCACGGAGAGGAATTTTAAGACTTTCTCAAGATATGTTAGGGACCAATGCCTGGAGGCGAAAAGATACTTTATGGCGGAGGATATCGACATTGTTATTCTCAATAAGGCTCTGGAATACTGCCTGGAGAATGATACACTGAGTTTTGCAAACCTGAATGATACCTATGCCTATTATAAGCAGGAGACAGGTGCCTCAGAAAACATCTTTCAGGAAATACAACCTATGGCCAGGGAATATCATGAACCTTTAAAGGTCAATAAGAGGAACTTATCCGCATACAAAGAGCTTATTAGTAAAAGAGAGAGGGCAGTCACATGA
- a CDS encoding ferrous iron transport protein A, with product MDVKLEDDVDRLKIVPLATVFPGKKVRIVSLLAGRGLQGHLIDMGLNIGSEVEVISSIRRGPLLIACGETRLMIGFGMAKKIMVDSIDYEEEQ from the coding sequence ATGGATGTTAAGTTAGAGGATGATGTAGATAGGTTAAAAATTGTGCCACTTGCTACAGTTTTCCCGGGCAAGAAGGTAAGAATCGTTTCTTTATTAGCAGGTAGGGGCTTACAAGGACACCTGATAGATATGGGTCTTAATATAGGTTCAGAGGTTGAGGTAATCAGTTCAATCAGAAGAGGACCTTTATTGATTGCATGCGGGGAAACCCGTCTGATGATAGGTTTCGGTATGGCTAAAAAAATCATGGTTGATTCAATAGATTATGAGGAGGAACAATAA
- a CDS encoding ferrous iron transport protein A, protein MTLDELKPGRECRVIRVTAEGIVGQRLLDMGFSPGTEIKVVRNAPLMDPVDVKLRGFILALRHSEARGVEVNLL, encoded by the coding sequence ATGACTTTGGATGAATTAAAACCTGGTCGGGAATGTCGCGTTATAAGGGTAACTGCAGAAGGTATTGTGGGACAAAGACTGTTAGATATGGGGTTTTCCCCAGGAACGGAAATAAAGGTTGTTCGTAATGCACCTTTAATGGATCCAGTTGATGTTAAATTAAGAGGATTTATTCTTGCCCTGCGTCATTCTGAGGCAAGAGGAGTAGAGGTAAACCTGTTATGA